The Geothermobacter hydrogeniphilus genome segment GTGGCGCTGGCTGAATATGCTCTGGGTCGCGCTCGGCGCCTTTTTCCTGAGTTTTGTCTGGCGTTGGGCCATGGAGCGCAAGCAGTTGCGCAGCAGGGCCGATGAGGAAAGCGGCGGTGATGACGGTACCGGCCTCGGTCATCGTCTGCTGCATGACCCCAAGCTGTTCCGGCCTGCCCTGGGCGGTCTGGCCGCCGCGGCGTTGCTGTTCCCCTGGGTGCTCGACGTCTACCAGGTCAACATCATGGTGCTGGCGCTGATTTTCGTCGTCCTCGGCCTCGGTCTCAATATCACCGTCGGCCTTGCCGGTCTGCTCGATCTCGGTTATGTCGCCTTTTTTGCCGTCGGCGCCTATTCCTATGCGCTGATCAACCAGTATTACGGCCTCGGCTTCTGGGCCTGTCTGCCGGTCGGCGGTATTATTGGTGCTTTTCTCGGGGTGGTGCTCGGCTTTCCGATTCTGCGTCTGCGCGGTGATTACCTGGCCATCGTCACCCTCGGTTTCGGCTCGATCGCCAAGATCGTGATCGAAAACTGGGAAGATTTCACCAACGGTGCCAAGGGCGTTGCCAATATTCCCCGTCCGGGATTGTTCGGGATGGAGATGAATATCGGTGCGGCCACAATCTACACTTACTACCTGATGCTGTTGATGGTGCTGTTCACCATCTTCGTCACCAACCGGCTCAAGGATTCACGTATCGGTCGGGCCTGGATGGCGTTGCGCGAGGATGAGATCGCCTGCGTGGCGATGGGGGTCGATATGGCCCGCACCAAGCTCTCGGCCTATGCCTTCGGAGCCTTCTGGGCGGGAGCGGTCGGTGTCATCTTTGCCGCCCGCAATACCTACATTAATCCCAACAGCTTCACGTTCATGGAATCGGCTATCGTCCTTTCCATTGTCGTGCTGGGTGGTATGGGGTCGATTGTCGGCGTGATCATTGCCGCGCTGGTACTGATCCTGATGCCGGAGTATCTGCGCGCCTTTGCCGATTACCGGATGCTGGTGTTCGGTGCGGTGATGGTGCTGATGATGATCTTCCGTCCCCAGGGGCTGATTGCCAATGTCCGGAAAACCTACGTCCACCGCAAGCCTGCGGCGGAGGAGAGCAATGGCTGAAACTGCAGAAAAACTTCTCGAAGTTCGTGAGTTGACAATGGATTTCGGCGGCTTGCGGGCCGTCGACAGCGTCACCCTTGAAGTCGCCGCTGGAGAGATCGTCGCCCTGATTGGTCCCAACGGTGCTGGCAAAACCACTTTCTTCAATTGTGTCACCGGGATCTACAAACCGACTCGTGGTGAAATCCTGGTCAACCCCCCGGGGCGGAAGAAGCAGAAGATCAACGGCTACAAGCCGAATCGGGTGACCGGTATCGGTATGGCGCGGACCTTCCAGAACATTCGTCTGTTCCAGAACATGACGGTGCTGGAGAATGTCATGATCGGCCGTCATTGCCGGACCACCACCAGTATCGTCGGCGCTATTTTGCGGGGGCCCGCGACCAAGCGCCAGGAGCGGGAGACGATCGATCGCAGTTATGAACTGCTGGAGAAGGTCGGTCTGGTCGAGTTCGCCGACGAATTCGCCAAGAACCTTCCCTACGGTGCTCAGCGACGGCTGGAGATCGCCCGGGCGATGGCGACCGACCCGTTCCTGTTGCTGCTTGACGAACCGGCCGCGGGAATGAACCCGCAGGAAACCAGGGAACTTGACGAACTGATCGTCAAGATCAGCAAAGATGAAGAGATTTCCATCCTGTTGATCGAACACGACATGAAACTGGTGATGAATATCTCTGATCGGATCTACGTCATGGAGTACGGCAAGAAGATCGCCAAGGGATCTCCCCAGGAGATCCGCAGCAATCCGAAGGTCATCGAGGCCTACCTCGGAGAGGGAGGTGACGATGCTTAAGGTTAAGAATATCAATACTTTCTACGGCAATATCCAGGCCCTAAAGGGGGTCAGTCTTGAGGTTCATGAAGGTGAGATCGTCACCCTGATCGGTGCCAACGGCGCCGGCAAGACCACCACCCTGATGTCCCTCAGCGGCATCGTTCCGCCGCGTAGCGGCGACATTGAGTTTCAGGGCCGGTCGATCCGGGGACTCTCCGGCGACAAGCTGGTCGAGATGGGCATCATCCAGGTTCCGGAAGGACGGCGGATTTTTCCCAACATGACGGTGGTTGAAAACCTTGAAATGGGTGCCTATCTGCGCACCAACAAGCTGCTGATCAAGCAGGATATGAATATGGTCATGGATCTCTTTCCGATCCTTGCCCAGCGTCGCAGCCAGGTCGGCGGCACTCTCTCCGGCGGTGAACAGCAGATGCTGGCGATTTCCCGGGCCCTGATGGCGCGGCCGCGGCTGTTGCTGCTTGACGAGCCGTCCCTGGGGCTGGCGCCGATCATTATCCAGCAGATTTTTGACATCATCCGCAAGATCAACAAGGAGAACAACACTACGATTTTCCTTGTCGAGCAGAACGCCAACCAGGCGTTGAAGCTCGCCGATCGCGGCTACGTGATGGAGAATGGTGCCATCTCGCTGGCTGACAGTGCTGCCAACCTGCTGGCCAACGAAGAAGTGAAAACCGCTTATCTGGGTATTTGATCCACCAACGTATGAGTATGATCAAAGTTAAATGGTGAATCCGGTGGGCGCGAGTGATATCGCGCCCTTTCTTTTTCCCTGAATCAATCCGACAGATAGCAATCCCTGATTTGCTTGTCCCCGGACGCCGGCATGCTTTTCCTCGTTCGGGATGGTAGAATGATGATGAATGTCTTCCGAGGAGGGTTGATTCTCACGTGCCTAAACCCCGGTTCAGCCTGAAAACCCGTTTTGTCTTCGGTCTGGGACTGATGCTTCTGCCGTTGCTGGTGGTGATCGGTGTCAGTTTTTCCGCAATGGATCACCTGTCCGGAATCCTGGACAGTCTCGCGAAGGAGTCTGTTGCTGAAATCGGCCCCGTGTCCGAGCTTCAGGAACGTCTCCACCAGGTTGAAGACGCGATGCGTCAGGAGCGTAGCCATCGGGGGGGGGGGACTGTGGCAAGCCTGGCCCCGTTGATCGATCGGGCCTATGCCGAGATTATATCCAGCAGCCCGTTTTCTCAACCGGAAGAAAAAAACGCTGTCCTCGGTTCCCGGCATGCCTGGAGGCAGGTTGTCAATCTCTGGAACCAGGGAACGGGCGGCCTGGTGGAGATTGACAAGCAACTGCACCTGGCCGAACAGCTGTTGGGACAGGCGCGAAATGTTGCGTTGAGTGAAATCAACCTGTTGCATACCCAGCAACGCAACAGCCGCTGGGCGGCGGATATTTTTCTGGGCGCCGTCCTGCTGCTCGGAGTCGGGTTGTCGGTTTTGATTGGTGTGGTTTTCTCCCGGGCGGTACTCGGGCCGGTGCGGGAGTTGGAGGCAGGAGTGCGGCAGTTTGGTGATGGTGAACTGTCGGCGCGAGTTGCGGAACTCAGTCAGGACGAATTGGGTGACCTGGCGCGGACCTTCAACCAGATGGCCCGCAAGTTGGAGCAGAATCACCAGGAACTGGCCAGCCTCTCGACGGTCGATTTTCTTACCGGGCTGCATAACGTGCGGGAATTTTATCGCCTGTTTTACGACGAAACCCGGCGGGTTGACCGCTATGGGCATTGTTTTTCGTTGTTGCTCATTGATATCGACCGTTTCAAGGAAATCAACGACACCTTCGGTCACCAACTGGGGGATTACGTGCTGCAGGAAGTTGCCCGCAAACTGGGTGAGCTGATTCGGGCCAGCGACCATGCCGCCAGGATCGGCGGCGATGAGTTCGCCGTGTTGCTGCCGGAGACGGATGTGGATGATGCCCGGGATTTCGGTGAACGCATCCGCGGCTATTTTTCCGGACATGCGATTGCCCAGGTCGACCACCCGGATGAGGAGATCCGTATCAGCGTCAGTATCGGCCTGGCGAGTTATCCCGAGACGGCTCGTAATGCCAATGAACTGTTTGCCGCTGCTGATGCCGCCCTTTATCGGGCCAAGCAGGGAGGACGCAACCTGTTGTGTCAGGCCGGTCTGAACTCTGACCCGGACTCCCGGTCGGAAGGGTGAGCCTGAACGATGACGAAGCCGGTGATTCGGGTAAATTTTATCGTCTGTCCCTCCGAAAAGGGAAGCAGACAGGCTGTTTGCCTGAACCTGAGTCTTGCCACACCTGGAGGCGAATGATGACTGGACCCAAGGAACACCCGAGCGACAAGTATTGTCCACGTTTCGGTCACCTGGCCGTGGAAATGGGCTATGTGACACCTCAGCAGCTTAAAGAGGCGCTCAGTGAGCAGGTTGATGACAATCTTTCCGGGCGCCAACATCGTATCCTCGGGGCGATTTTCTTCGATCGCGGCTGGATGACTCCCGGGCAGATCGATGAGGTTCTCAACCGGCTGTTTCGTTCGATCAAGGAAGAGATATCCTGACAGACACGTCAGCATGCTTGTCGATGTTGACTTGTTTTACGAAGCGGTGCCCTGGACTGTCTTATCTTTGGATGGTCATTCCGCTACCAGTTGTGGTATATATGGCCATGCGTTGATTGTTGACCCGGATCAGTCGTCACGGTTGCCGATGGCCCAGGGCAGGTATTGGTCTGCTTGTTCCATCCCCCCGGGTTGGCTGACCCGGGGGGATGTGTCCACGGGCGAGGGTCATCCTGTCTTCCATTTCAGTGACATGACCGGTGCCTGGTCGGAGTCGCGTTGCGAAAACGACGCACGATTCCGCTGTTATGGAGTTCTGCATGACCCGACAGCCGACATTGCGGACCGCACTTCTCTGGCGTTTTCTGCTGCTTGCCCTGTTGCCGTTGGTCCTGATCGGCCTGCTGACCTTTCGTACCGTCACTCATACCATCACTGACAGTCTTGAAGCCAAGAACCTGCTGCTGGCGACATCCCTGGCCAGGGAAGTCGAGGAAACCCTGCGCGAGCCGCAGACGGTCCTGCGCCAACTGGCATCGGTCATGCTTGATTACAATATGGGCAGGGGCACGGTGGTCGATGGTCTGCTCGACAATGCGGTCAGCAATGCCAGCTACTTTGAGGCGATTCTGCTTGTTGACCCCTCGGGTAAAGTGTTGCATGTGGGCCTGCCGGACAGTTTGGCAGACCGACGAAATGGTTATCTCGGGATGGATTTGTCGCAGATGGAACCGGTTCGTCGGGCCGGCCGAACCGGGCAGGTTCTCTGGTCAGACACTCTTCTTTCTCCTCCGGGAGATCACCAGTACCTGTGCCTGGTTTATCCTTTCGGCAATCGACTGCTGGTTGGAAACCTGAATATCGCCTACCTGGGGCAACTCAGCAACCGTGAGCACGCTGAGTCAAGCCTCAGTTTTACCATTCTCGATCACACCGGAACCGTGATCCTGCACTCTCGTCTGATGCCGGAGGGTCCGCGTGTCGATCTCAGCCGGCTGAAACCGGTTCGAGAAGGACTGGCCGGACATCAGGGCACTTTCCCCTTCACCTGGCAGGGTCGCGACCTGGTCGGTACCGTCGTCAGTATCCCGACCACCGGCTGGCTGGTCCTGGTTTCCCAGGATGTGGATGTCGCCTACGCCGCCAGTTTTCAGGTCCGAAATTCCTTTTTCATCGGTTGTCTTCTGGCGCTGGGATTGGCATTGGGGGTCGCGTTGGCGTTCAGTAACCGGCTGGTACAGCCATTACGGACCCTGGCGCGTGAAGCTCAGGATATTGCCATCGGCGATTACCAGGTCGGCATAGCACCGCAACTGCACCAGGAGACAGAAGAACTGGCCGCTAGTTTTCGGGGGATGGCGGCCGAGATCAACCTGCGGGAGAATGAGTTGCTTGAGAGCCGGGAACATTACCTGCGGCTGTTCAATTGCGGCAATGATGCGGTGTTGGTTTTTGAACTGGCTGAGGACGGGACGCCGGGGCGGTTCATCGAGGTCAATGATATAGCCTGTGAAGCACTTGGCTTCCTTCGGACCGAGTTGCTGGCCATGCGGCCGCGGCAGGTGCTGAACGTTTTTGCGGAAGCCTCGGAACAGGCGGATGAGGTGGTCTCTCGCGGACGACGGCAGGGGCATGTGTTGTTCGAAACAGATCTGATCACCCGCACCGGTGAACGACTGCCGGTGGAGCTCAACGTACGTTTTTTTGATCGTGAGGGAAAAGCAACCGCCCTGGCCGTGGCACGGGATATTCGAGAACGCCGTGAAGCCGAACAGGCGTTGCGACAAAGTGAAAAAGAGCATCGGTTGCTGGCGCAGCAACTTCGGACACTGTTTGACGGGATACCTGACAGCCTGGTGCTTTACGATGAACAAATGCGGATTCTGCGGGCCAACCGCGGGGCAGTGGAACTGCTGTGCTGTTCTGAACAGGACCTGGTTGGGCAATGTTGTCACCAGATCCTGTATGATCGCCGGCAGCCCTGTGATGATTGCGCGGTGGCAAGGGCGCTGGCCAGCGGTCGGCTGGAAATGGGGCAGTGGGAGCGGGCCGAAGGGCGACTTCTGGAAGTGCGGGCTTTTCCGGTTGTCAATGACCAGGGTGCCGTCATACGGGTCATCGAACTGGCTCAGGATGTCACGGAAAAATTACGCGCGCAGCGGGAGACGATTCGAACCGGACAATTGGTTGCCATAGGTGAATTGGCGGCCGGGGTCGCCCACGAGATCAACAACCCGATCAACGGCATCATCAACTATGCGCAGATCCTTGCCAACCATGCCGAGCGTGGCGGCGATTCTCCGGACCTGCCGAACCGGATCATCAAGGAAGGGAATCGGATCGCGGCGATTGTCAGCAGTCTGCTCAACTTCTCCCGCAGCAAGAAAGAGGAGATCATGCCTGTCCCGCTGCACGAGATGGTCAATGATGCTCTTACGCTGATGAAAACCCTGTTGCGCAAGGACGGTATCGAGGTTGACGTGCGGCTTCCACCGGAGCTGCCGCCGGTCGCTGGTCGTTATCAGCAGCTGGAACAGGTCCTGATCAATTTGCTCAGCAATGCCCGTCATGCCCTCAACAGTCGGTATGACGGGCACCATGAAGAGAAACGGTTGGAAATATCGGCGCTTGAGCATGATGACGGCATGGTCAGGATCATGGTCTGGGACCATGGTGTCGGCATTCCTGAGCCGCTCGTCGAGCGGATTCTCAATCCATTCTTTACCACCAAGCCGGCCGGGGAGGGGACCGGTCTCGGCCTTTCCATCTCCCACGGCATCATCCGTGAGCATGGCGGACGCATCGATTTTGAGAGCAAAGAGGGGGAATATACCCGGGTGCTGATTGATCTGCCGGTTTACAGCCGGAAGGACGCCTGAATCGTCCCGCGCATTCCGTTAACGGGGTCACGAATGCGGCTGGTGCAGGTTTCGGTTTGACGAATGTCGGAGAGTGGTGACCCGGCCTGTGGATCCTCCCCGGGGTTCAGGAGAGACTGGCCCCTGTTGTCGTCATGGTCAGTTTGCCGTGCTTGACCCCCTTGGTCCCGATCAGTTCATCAGCCAGCCGTTTCACTTTACGGCTGGCCCCCCGGACGACAACCACTTCCAGACAATGGTGGGCGTCGAGGTGAACATGCAGCGCCGAGACGATGGCATCATGGTGCGAATGCTGGTGGTCGGTCAGTTTGTCCGCCAGGTCGCGGGTATGATGATCGTAGACCAGGGTGACGGTGCCGACGGTTTCGCTGTCATCCTGGCGCCATTCCTGTTCAACCAGGGCGGCTCGGATCAGGTCCCGTATAGCCTCGGACCGATTCGCATAGCCCTTGTCTCCAATCATCCGGTCAAAACGGCTCAACAGATCCTGGTCGATAGAGATGCCGAAGCGGGTCAGATCGGTCATGTTCGCTCCTCCGGTACGTACCTGATTGGAACCGACGTTGAGCGCGGTCGATGGGGATTACATCGGGAGCCGTCGGCCGGTCAACATCGCCCGGATACTTTGTCACAGCCACCCGGAAGGGTCAAGGATCTTGCCTTCTTAGCCGTTGCTATCCCCTTTTTATCCACAGGTTTCCCACGCTCCATTCACAAGATGTTGGGTGGTGGTGCAGGGAAAATCCCAAGATGTAGTGTTTTTCCCCTTGACTCCCCCACCCCCTGTGCTAGATTGAAACCGTTTCCGTCTGTTGATGATGTTTTGCTGGAGGGAGGGCCCCATGCTGGAATTCATTCGTAAACGTGATGGCCGGTTGGCCGCTTTCGAACCCGACAAAATTATCGAGGCGATCCGCAAGGCAGTGCAGGCGGTCGGGGGAAGTGACCTCGAAAAACCGAAACAGATTACCGCCCAGGTTTCCGGGATTCTTGAAGTCATCTACAAGGACGGTCGGGTTCCGACCGTGGAGAATGTTCAGGACCTGGTTGAAAAATGCCTGATCGAAAATGGCCACGCCCGGGTTGCCAAGGCCTATATTCTTTACCGGCAGCAGCATGCCTCGTTGCGTCGCACCCAGCAGTTCATGCAGGAGGCCGCCGAGTCGGTCGATTCCTATCTCACCCAGGAGGACTGGCGGGTTAACGAAAACGCCAACATGGGGTATTCCCTGCAGGGGCTGAATAATCACATCGCCGCCAACATCACCAGCAATTACTGGTTGAGTAAGATCTATCCGGGGTACATCGCCGACGCTCATCGCAACGGCGATTTTCACATCCATGATCTCGGCATGCTGTCGGTCTACTGTTGTGGCTGGGATCTCAAGGATCTGCTGCTCAAGGGGTTCACCGGGGCCTACGGCAAGGTTCAGAGCGGTCCGGCCCGGCATTTTCGCACCGCTCTCGGTCAGGCCGTCAACTTTTTCTACACCCTCCAGGGTGAAGCGGCGGGGGCCCAGGCCTTCGCCAGCTTCGACACCCTGTTGGCGCCCTTCATCCGCTACGACGGGCTCACCTACGCCGAGGTGAAGCAGGCGATGCAGGAGTTCATTTTCAACATGAACGTGCCGACCCGGGTCGGCTTCCAGACGCCGTTCACCAACATCACCATGGACTTGGTGCCACCTTCCGGGCTTGGTGCCGAAGGCGTTGTGATCGGTGGTGAAATCCAGGAGGCGACCTACGGCGAGTTCCAGGTTGAGATGGATCTCTTCAATCGAGCCTTCTGCGAGGTGATGATGGAAGGTGACAGCTCCGGCAGGATCTTCTCCTTTCCGATTCCGACCTACAACATCACCCGCGATATCGACTGGGACAGCGAGCGGCTCAAACCGGTCTGGGAGATGACCGCCAAGTACGGAATCCCCTATTTTTCCAATTTTATCAACTCCGACATGGATCCGGAGGATGCCCGTTCCATGTGTTGTCGGCTGCGTCTCGACAATCGTGAGCTGCGTCGTCGTGGTGGTGGCTTGTTCGGTTCCAATCCGCTCACCGGGTCGATCGGCGTGGTCACCGTCAACCTGCCGCGTGCCGCCTATCTGGCCGACAGCATAACCAGCTTCTACGCCCGCATCTCGGAACTGATGCGCTTCGCCTTTGAGTCGCTGGAGATCAAGCGCAAGCAGTTGGAACGGTTCACCGCCGAGGGACTCTACCCCTTCAGCCGTTTCTACCTCTCGGGGGTCAAGGAGCGTTCGGGGCGTTTCTGGGACAACCATTTCTCCACAGTCGGCCTGCTCGGCATGAATGAGGCGGCCCTGAACCTGCTCGGTTGCTGTATTGACAGTGAGGAGGGCAAGTCCTTTGCCGAGGGAACTCTCAAGTTCATGCGCCAGCAGTTGGAGAGCTATCAGGAGGAAACCGGCCATCTCTACAATCTGGAGGCCACCCCCGCCGAGGGGACCAGCTACCGGCTGGCCCGCCTTGACCGTGAACGTTACCCGGATATCCGGGCCGCCGGTGAAGAACAGCCCTATTACACCAATTCGAGCCAGTTGCCGGTTGGCTGTACTGAGGATATTTTCTGGGCACTCAAACACCAGGATGACCTGCAGACCCTGTATACCGGCGGAACCGTTTTTCATGGTTTTCTCGGTGAACGCCTTGAAGACTGGCGGTCGGCCCGTCTGCTGGTCAGGCGAATTGCCGAGAATTTTCATTTGCCCTATTTCACCATCAGCCCGACCTTCACCATCTGTCCGGTGCATGGCTATATTTCCGGCGAACATTTCGCCTGTCCCCATCACCGCAACGAAGGCGCGGCGGCCTGACGAGGTTGAATCATGTCCGATTGGCAAGGACTTTACTGGAGCGCGGTCGCATTGACCCAGTCACGGAACGGTGCGCGCCCGCTCGCATCCAGAGGAGGATCAGATGGCGACCAAGTGCGATGCAAGAACGGAGGTTTACTCAAGGGTGTGCGGATTCTTTCGCCCGGTTCAGCAGTGGAACAAGGGGAAGAAGGAAGAGTTCAAGGACCGTGCTGAATACCTGGTAGCCCAGAAGGGCAAGGACTGATACCGGGACTGACTTATGGCAATTAAAGGTTTTCAGGGAACAAGCCTGTTGGATTATCCCGGCAGGATTGCTTCCCTGGTTTTTTTTTCCGGTTGCAATCTGACCTGCCCCTTCTGCCACAATCCTTCCCTGGTCCTTGCCCCGGAAACCCTTGACGATTACCCGCTTGAGGCGGTGCTGGAGGATCTGGAAGCCAGGCGCGAATTTATTGACGGGGTGGTGATGACCGGCGGTGAGCCGACCCTGGCGCCGGAGTTGGTCTGCCTGGCCGAGCAGGTCAAAGATCTTGGTCTGCTGGTCAAGATCGATACCAATGGGTTGGCCCCCCAGGTTCTGGAGTCACTGCTTCAGCGGCGCTGGCTCGATTTCGTCGCGCTGGATCTGAAAACCTCCCCGCAACGTTATGGTGAGCTTCACCGTGGGCCGGTCAGTCTCGGCGTGTTGCGGCGTACCGTCGAGTTGTTGTTGCAGGGCGGGATGGAATATGAGTTGCGTACTACCTGTGTTCCCGGTCTCGTTGAGAAGCGTGATATCGAGGCCCTCGGCAAACTGGTGAGCGGGGCTTCGCGCTGGGTGCTGCAGCAGTTTGTGCCGGAGCATGCCCTGGATGATGGCTGCAGTGCTTTGCAGCCACATTCCCCCGAAGCCATGGAAGATCTGCGGTCTGTTGCTGCCGGCTATGTGGATGAGGCGGTGTTGCGGGGACTCTGATCCGGATTTTCGGGGGACAAGAATCACACAGAAAAGCCGCGGCCCGAAAGGTCGCGGCTTTTCTGTTTTAGTGACAACAAAGACAGGCTAAGTGGACGTGGTCAGGAATTCAGCCACAGCAGCAGGGAAAAAAACAGCACCACCAGGACGCTTCCGGCCAGGGTGTAGAGCAGATAATTAACAATGTTGCGATCCCGATTCGATGGTGCCATGAGTCCCCCTGGAATTAGTTTTCCCTTAATTTGCAACAAGGATGCCATTTGCGGGAGACGATCCCGTTATAGGTAGAACTTGCTGTTATGATTGAGAAAAAGAACAGACACGTAAAGAAGATGCGAGGCTGTCGGGGGAGGACTGTTACGGTAAAATGCCGAAATTGGTTATTTGGCCGGACAATCAGTGTCGATGATAAATCAGATAGTCGGAGAGCGCCGCACAACAACGAGGTGCGGGCTCTCTGCGTTGCCGGCACACGATCATGCCGGCAATTGCCTGGACTGAAATGCGTTTTTCCAAAAATCTGCGGCGCACCATCAGATTCGCCGCAGATTTTTGGGAAGCGCGGGCAGGACAATGACTTGCACTCTTCGCCGGTGATGAGTTCACTGATTCAGATTTCAGTGTTCAGTGAGCTTGTGGCAGAAGAGACAGCGAAATTTTGGCGGATGCTTGGGCGGAAAAGGAATCTTTTCTTCGGTGTGGCATTCTTTGCAGAATTTTTCCCCCGCTTTTTTCCCTTCGTTGCGGATGATGGGGTAATACTTCTGGTGAATGTTGTCAAAGGGGACCCTGGTGGTTTTTTCCTGTCCCGAGATCAGGAAAAAAGTACCGAGAACGGCAATCATAATAGCAACAAAAATCAGATCACGTTTTTGCAAGGCCATGATTTCATAAACCCTTCGTTCCAGCTCTTACGTTCGTCTGGTTGAGGTGATGACGTTAATCCCCGCTGCGCAGGGTGTCGAGGAAGCCTTCCAGCTTCATTCTGTTGGCAGCGTCGAGTTCCCCCGGCCGCTGGTTGAACAGCTTCAGCAGTGGATACCTGAGCTGTTGACGAATGAGCATTTCTTCAATCTGTTGCGAGGGGGCGTTGCTGCTGAACAGCAGGATTCCGTCTGTCGGGGTGTGATCAAGATCATCCCGGCAGAAACTTGTCCGGGTGAAGATGTCGTACGGCAGGGTGAATTGACGGTACTGTTCGACCAGGGAATCGCTTTCGAAAGGCATGGCGGCCTGTCGCCCCTGCTCACAGTAAATGACGGCCGCGCCCTGTTCTTCAAGGGTTTCATAAAGGTTGCTGCAGAGGGGGATTTCACCGATACAGGCAAGTTGCAGTTGTTGCGGGCGTCGCGGTTGATGTTCCAGTTCGATAAGCCGGCTGTCAACCTGGTCCGCAAAGACCTGGGGATCTCCCTGCATGTCACAGGTCGCCAGCAGCAGTTCGATGACCTGTCTGCTTGAACCGCGTTGCTGTTCGCGAAACAGGCAATCGATCCGGTTGATTTTGCCGCGAATCCGGTTCAGCTGCTGCCGGGCCCGGTCGATGTCGGCCGGTGCGGCGCCGAAATGTCGTGCCAGTTTTTTTATCTCCAGGGCCAGGCTTTCCGCCGAGCGGTCCGCCGGATAGGTGAAGGGAATGACGCTGACATCGTGCAGCTTGAGCAGGGCGGCCAATTCGCCGATTCCGGGCCGGTTATTGGTGACCACGATGACTTCGCGGATGCCATGACGCAGAATGCAGCTGTAGAAGCCTTTGAGCCAGGGGTCGCAATGGACCGGGAAGCCTGCCAGTTCGGCCTCGTCGATCAGCTCTCCGGGATTTTCTGCCGCCAGAAAGAGCTGCCGCAGATCAACCGGTTGCCTGCCTGCGGCGATCAGGATTTCAAGCGGAATCGTAGCGGTAAAGCCAATCATGTGGTGGTCTTCCTTTCAACTCAATCGGACTTGATGAACAACAGGTAGATCATCAGTCCGATGATAACGACCCCGCCGCCGATGAAGACCAGCAGCGTCGAATTGGATCCCCCCTGGAGGTCGGTTCCCTGCTGCAGGGTATATGAGATCAGCCAGACGAAGCCGGTCAGGCCCATCACCGATCCCAGGAACCCGTACCAGCGTTTGAAAAGGCAGAGCGCTGCGATGATGCCCATGGAGCCGAGAAAGGCCGGATTTTGAACAAGTTCGGCGAGGTTCATCTGCCGCAGCAGTTCCACCAGGTGTTCGGTCTGCAGACTTTGGAAAAACTCCTTGAGAGCTTCCATCTTGGTCCCCTTTGTTGTGGCCGGCAGTCAGTGAATCAAAATTGAGCAATGGTAAATCATTGCCATCGCAACCGCAAGTCTCTGTCGTGGGAGGTCACGGCTGTAAGTGGTGGAAGGGATCGCGGTTGACATTTTACAGGGGGCACACTAGCATCATATATTCGCCCTCAGGGTCCCGTCTCTTTCTTCGGGTCCCTTTTCCCTGGTTCTGTCGGAAGAGATAACTGGCACGATGGTACAACGACCCATAGGTATTTTTGATTCGGGGATTGGTGGCCTGACGGTTCTCAAGGAGGCGATGCGGCTGCTGCCGGAAGAAAGATTTGTCTACCTCGGTGATACCGCGCGCGTGCCGTATGGAACCAAGAGCCCGGCGACCGTCATAGGCTATGCCGAGCAGGCGGCCGGATTCCTGGTTTCCCGGGGGGTCAAACTGTTGGTGGTGGCCTGCAACACCGCATCTGCCGTAGCCCTGCCTCACCTGGCGGCCTGCTTTCAGCTGCCGGTCGTTGGTGTGATCGAGCCCGGA includes the following:
- a CDS encoding ABC transporter ATP-binding protein, translated to MLKVKNINTFYGNIQALKGVSLEVHEGEIVTLIGANGAGKTTTLMSLSGIVPPRSGDIEFQGRSIRGLSGDKLVEMGIIQVPEGRRIFPNMTVVENLEMGAYLRTNKLLIKQDMNMVMDLFPILAQRRSQVGGTLSGGEQQMLAISRALMARPRLLLLDEPSLGLAPIIIQQIFDIIRKINKENNTTIFLVEQNANQALKLADRGYVMENGAISLADSAANLLANEEVKTAYLGI
- a CDS encoding ABC transporter permease subunit, yielding MKNIKQSLLIAAWFVFLTFPLMVVKVNTLKHLVEWRWLNMLWVALGAFFLSFVWRWAMERKQLRSRADEESGGDDGTGLGHRLLHDPKLFRPALGGLAAAALLFPWVLDVYQVNIMVLALIFVVLGLGLNITVGLAGLLDLGYVAFFAVGAYSYALINQYYGLGFWACLPVGGIIGAFLGVVLGFPILRLRGDYLAIVTLGFGSIAKIVIENWEDFTNGAKGVANIPRPGLFGMEMNIGAATIYTYYLMLLMVLFTIFVTNRLKDSRIGRAWMALREDEIACVAMGVDMARTKLSAYAFGAFWAGAVGVIFAARNTYINPNSFTFMESAIVLSIVVLGGMGSIVGVIIAALVLILMPEYLRAFADYRMLVFGAVMVLMMIFRPQGLIANVRKTYVHRKPAAEESNG
- a CDS encoding GGDEF domain-containing protein, which codes for MPKPRFSLKTRFVFGLGLMLLPLLVVIGVSFSAMDHLSGILDSLAKESVAEIGPVSELQERLHQVEDAMRQERSHRGGGTVASLAPLIDRAYAEIISSSPFSQPEEKNAVLGSRHAWRQVVNLWNQGTGGLVEIDKQLHLAEQLLGQARNVALSEINLLHTQQRNSRWAADIFLGAVLLLGVGLSVLIGVVFSRAVLGPVRELEAGVRQFGDGELSARVAELSQDELGDLARTFNQMARKLEQNHQELASLSTVDFLTGLHNVREFYRLFYDETRRVDRYGHCFSLLLIDIDRFKEINDTFGHQLGDYVLQEVARKLGELIRASDHAARIGGDEFAVLLPETDVDDARDFGERIRGYFSGHAIAQVDHPDEEIRISVSIGLASYPETARNANELFAAADAALYRAKQGGRNLLCQAGLNSDPDSRSEG
- a CDS encoding ABC transporter ATP-binding protein, with the translated sequence MAETAEKLLEVRELTMDFGGLRAVDSVTLEVAAGEIVALIGPNGAGKTTFFNCVTGIYKPTRGEILVNPPGRKKQKINGYKPNRVTGIGMARTFQNIRLFQNMTVLENVMIGRHCRTTTSIVGAILRGPATKRQERETIDRSYELLEKVGLVEFADEFAKNLPYGAQRRLEIARAMATDPFLLLLDEPAAGMNPQETRELDELIVKISKDEEISILLIEHDMKLVMNISDRIYVMEYGKKIAKGSPQEIRSNPKVIEAYLGEGGDDA